Genomic window (Cucumis sativus cultivar 9930 chromosome 2, Cucumber_9930_V3, whole genome shotgun sequence):
aatatatttcaaacatGTTTTAATACAGTTTAAACtatatgttattttcaaatacaccaaaataaaaatataataaagtatcATTGTTAATGTCCTAATAGATATATCTTATTCTATTACAATATATCACAAATAGtttgtgatattttaatatatctataaatatttttcaaagtcttatcatttaaaatagtaataagatcgttaaatttagtattattaaaatcactttactaaaaatataaaataaaacacaatcaTGGAATTCAAATCTGAAGATTTTTCTATAAGGACAAATGTAATGATAGACATGAAAAATAGGCAGAATTATCATAGTTTATTAGCCGTtatcaacaattttaaatgatattttaccatatttataaatatattagtcatttactaaaattacatttaactTCACACAGTAATTAACATTGAAAgtgtttgatttcttttgtccattttcttagaaattttcaataaaaaaaaaaagaaaaaactaaattttatagGCCACTAGTAGATATATTCTTGGGATGAGGTTTTCATTTATTGATGTCAAATGGGAATatctattaaataataattttaaaacaaaactaatatttaaatgCCACTAATTATATCCATTGCACCTCTTgcttttaaacaataattgaaGATTGGAAGATGGAATATTCTATTTCATTTgtgcattttaatttattttggtcaatatatttttaaatatttattttgattgttatatttttatgttgagttagtttaatcaatatattttgaaagtgtaaattttggatattgtatttttaattttagtttattttgatcttcgatttgaaagaaaaaatttgtcTTATAAAATGAAGGTAATTGTTTTGCATGCAAAGTAATCATTATTATACAAGCAAGTTTAGAAGAACATTAATCAATAGTTTTCCTTTCAAAGAACTTCCAAGTGCTTTCCTACCTgctttttagattttaaagctacttttatttgttcactaaagtctttttttctcaagaaaaaataacactTTTATCACTATAAAAGCAATCgataatgatttttaaaaaaactttttaaaagcgctttttataaaattatttttaagcCCCTTGGAAAATCAATCTAAATATGCTATAAGAGCATCCTATAGAGAAGTTTTTTGACTTTTTCTAATAACAATAAGTTTGCAAAAGTGCTTTAAAAAGCAAGAACAAATACCTTCaatatttatagaataaaagaGCATCAATCTATATTAGAGCATTTGGGACAGCAaataaatgaatcaaaatttacTCCATGGATCATAATCAGTCCATAATATTAAAGATATAATCTAATACAACTTTAGGAACCTGAAAGGTGACAAGCTAATCAAAAGTCTGAAGAAAATAACGAACCATAATATGATAAAACATGGTAATGAAATAATAACTTGGTACTTttgaataacaatttttttactacATAAGAAGTTCTTAATTGGATAACTAATGAACTATTATGGACATTCCTATAGCTAAGGCCACatcaaatttttatcattttttaatatacgtTCAACATCTTTTagacaaatcttaaattcaataggtaataaaataaatagaaaataaaaacttcttGCAAGAATATTGAATCGTAAAAGTGAAAGGAAAAGAGCTATAATGTATGGATACAAAAGATGCTTAGGAATAATTTATTCCATTACCCCACCATCaaactttatctttttttctaattacttttatctttattCCAAGAGAACGGAAAGTACGGGTGTACATGGTAACAATATAGAACAAAAGTCATACatgtataaataataatagaaattcaAGATGAATTGGATCAACTCAAAACATAAAgcaatttaactaaaaaacacataaaattcAAGTCAAACTAACTCAAAAGTGTAACTCTAATGCAACCCAAACTGTTGGGTTGGGTAGTCAGCAGTGTTTAGATGGTCCATCGGACCACCTTGATGCAGACGCCTATTTGCGCTTTTCCTCCTCTCTCTCATCCTATTTTCTCATACCGAAGGACCCCTAAATCTTGACCAGAAAACGACTAGTcctccaaaattttagatctaATCTAACCTGATTAAGCATAACACATCACGTACGATCAAACACAAAACATGAGAATTTCAGGCAACCATAAATCTTACAAGTCTTACATCTTTCCGAAGACTTCCCAAAGCCAAGGgtaagaagagaaagaaaagcaaaagtaGAGTGTTTTTTTAGatgttctttctctttcttctatcAACACAAAAGAAAGCATCTGTAAACTTTCAACCCACCACTTAACTCAAAAGCTCAAACagcaaatttatatattaaatcttattatacatttattattcTACAAACGTTCATTAAACAAGTACACATCTCAGACATATTGTCATGAAATCCATGAAAAAACTCGAAATTAGAATCATCAACAATGCACCATATTAATAAGAGGCAGAATGAGCTTCCAAGCTGACCATTTATGCAGTAGAAGTTGATGGAACTGGACCGCACAACTCAATTACCTTGTCCATCAGCCCATTCTTGTCAGCACCGACGATCCTGTGAGAGCTAACTTCCACCTCATCTCTCACGAAAGCAAAGGTCGGCATTGCATCAACGTTGAACCTCGCAGCAATTGCCTGCAAAGAAACAGGAGCCATtgtttgagagagagagagagaaagaaaatatcaaatcaacaGACCAGTTCCATTCCACTGTATCAAGAGAGCATAATACGATAGTTTGGGAAAAGTTGAAAAGGGGATAAATTTCTTTACTTGAACTTCATCAACGTCCACTTTCAGGAAAATGGCATGGGGATTCTTCTTAGCCAACTCTGCGAATATTGGAGCTATGAAGCGGCATGGTGGACACCAAGAAGCAGTAAAATCCACCACAATCTACCAAACAAAATTCTAGAAACATCAGGAACAACAGAGCTGAAACTATATATAACAAGGAGAAATATCCCAAAGATTTGTTCTAAAAAGACACGGAACGaataacagaaaaaaattgaagagaatgataaaatcaaaacattcGATTATTCGTCCTATTAGCAATTTCCACATTTCAAATGGAATATAACTAGTCAAAACtgaagaaattaaactaataacCAGACAcaatcaaacataaatatcaGAAACCCTAACGAATGAATCGCGAGTTTTCCCAAATCACCGAACAGAAGAAACTCTAACAATAACCATAATAATGCAACAGAAGAAACCCTAAAGATGTTCCGATATGCCCACGcatcaaatccaaaattcCACCGAAAtcacatacaaaaaaatgtatcaaatGAAAGTAGAAATGGAAAGTCATAAAAAAGCGAAAATCATACCAGTTTTCTCGCTTCCTTTCCTATGCGTACTTGCTCGTCGAATTCCTTAACATTGTGAATTCCAATCACTTGCCCTTCTTCAGCCATTGATATTCTAACAAGAATCTGTGTTCTTCACCAAAAAGTCCACGCTGCGTTTGAAAAGGATGCGATGGAGAGGGACGAGAAGGGGGAGGATGATTTATATAGAGAAAGCAAAAGGGTATACACTTTTACCGAAGTACCCTTATATTTGGCATTTATTGCGGGGTGGCCGTGTGGACTGAATTGTCTATACGTGAGCGCATATGGCAAAAATGTGAAAGCATAATATGTCGTGTCTTCCAAATGCGAATaggaaaattaataattcaataaagcaaagagaattaaataaaacacaaagaCTTcgtattcaatttttatttttaaatctcagttttcaaattttccttCACAGGTTTCGGTGGATCATAATAAATGTACATTTGgatttattctataaaatatatattttttagaaatctatttttaactatttttatttaaatctctcttgataaaatttaattaaaagagtCTTAGTCAAACATTACAAGAGAGTTccaacaaaaaaccaaaaaacaaaaaatgataatagagtTTGTAACCCATATCTTTTTGAGAGTGtgaaaatagcaaatttaaaaatagattactgtttcataatttcaattaatagTCAATTTGTCAAACTTACCatggacaaaaaaaatgtgttatgaactatttcttttcaaattttgttgtcGTTATGTATTCTaacttaatataatttaaataatatgttatttttaaatattctaaaatgaattaaaatataataaaatatcaccgTTTAAATGGTAACATTTAAATTGGCTTTATTGACATGgttatacaaaaaatataaaataatagtcatatataacaaaaattgagtgcatttaaaaaaattccataaGGACAAATGATAGGCGTGGAAAATAGGGGAATTATCATCTAGGGTTTGGACTTATCTCactttttattaaactttagaaaaaataatagaaaatcattttaaactaaatatttacacatataataaaatttcataatttacGGATATTCATCTCATTCATTATTTGTTACTTAAAGAACAATAGGtaatttactaaaaatacacttaacttaataatatttaacatataaattgaaattaaaagttagaaGTTTCATTTCTTATACCGAAACAAATAAAGATGTTTCGTAATTTTTTGCCGTCGAGTAATAgaataatcaataaataaagatcgaaaaataatgaaattaaaaaaaaaaaaaacaaattatttgtatttgaaaaaacacGAAAAGAtgtctaaatattttgtatatttcttaGAATTTTCcaaatagaaaactaaaatttataggCCACTagtatgtgtgtatatatatatattcttggAGATgaggtttttatttattgatgtCAAATGGGAATATCTTtagataataatttaaaaacaaatataatatttaaatgcCACTAATTATATTCCATTTGCACCTCTTgctttcaaacaataataattgacTCTCTAAGAAAATTGGAAGATGGAATATTCTCTCTCATTTGTGTACCAATAAAACCATCTCTTCTTCTAGatgcattttaatttgatttggtcaatatatttttaaatatttgttatatttttatgttgatTTAGTTTAgtcaatatattttgaaaatgtaaattttggttattgtattttaaattttagtttataaaatcttctattttaaaagataaatagatTTTAGTCTCttcaaataaagttaattgtTTTGCATGCAGAGTAATCGGTTACTATATAAGCATGTTTACAAGAATTTAGGTAACAAATTAGTTTagttaatttgtaaaaatgtctTTAACGTTTATGATTCGAACGAAATACACGACTTCCTGCATGCGCGACACGTGTTCACACCCTCTGAACCCTACGTCCACCCGTGAACCCTACGGTTGACTGGACTGTTGACCGTTGATTCACTGTTGACTCATTGTACGGAAGTCGTGTACagggtacacgacttccactATACGCGGCAAAATGTGCCAGCTGTACGGGAGTCGTGTACCCGGTACACGACTCCAGTCAGAAAACGTGGGTCGGGTCCACGACTCCACTCGAATATCGTAAGTCCGGTCCACGACACCATTTCGATTTGTTGAAGTCGTGTACCTCGTACACGACTTCAGtcacctattttttaaaatacttttccaactaccctatttttgtaaatacttttacaaaacacattattttttttaaaaatcctacaaaaataccaaaaaaaattaccatgAGCACGTAGcctacatttttaaatttgtaaaagcatcaaatttaaatgcaAGTTACTGTTTGATTTCTCAATTTTGGAATGTgcaaaaaatagaaatcatGAGCTGATCGTTTTTATAAATCGTGAgctggttttttttaaaaaaaagttttatcatgtaatgtaaattttcaatttaaattatttaattttttatttatgatatgtTCGAGAATGGTATTGAAATGTTTGTCATATTTTCTAACGAGTTAGATCGAGAGAATCGGGGTGGGAATAAGAATGGAAATAGGTAGAACATAACTAAACCCTTATTTagtagaaaattttgttgtttaggtATTAAATCATTTATCCtcgattttcttctttatccACTATCTTCTATCTTTTAATAcattcttttgtattttttattttctataacactaaaattaattacatacaaattaaatttgtggtttaaaaaattaaattactatttaACTACAATAACTTAATAATtcaatgtgtatatatattcgtacatatttttaaataattgatgcAATAAAACTATTAACTAATTGTCAACATAAGCTTAGCTCAACTCACACCTGTATATTTCTGTAGACATGAAGTTTCAGGTTTAAATTCTCACCCagcatttattacaatacatttgtaaaaaaagaaaaaaaagaaaaactattaaatGATTAACTAGATCGGtattaagtattttttttttgttaatacaTCGTatttatatagatttaaattcattaaatttatCCT
Coding sequences:
- the LOC101211302 gene encoding thioredoxin H1 translates to MAEEGQVIGIHNVKEFDEQVRIGKEARKLIVVDFTASWCPPCRFIAPIFAELAKKNPHAIFLKVDVDEVQAIAARFNVDAMPTFAFVRDEVEVSSHRIVGADKNGLMDKVIELCGPVPSTSTA